ctccacacctgtgcacccccagctccccctaggctattcgacgtgccaggtatgccgttgtcatgctgtcttggggatgacgtgcctggaaagcaaaaaccataccggatctgtactcctgtcatctctgcagtcacaggccgatcggtggctgaccccacacgaactgaagatcggaaaagtggtgtgtgacaatggaagcaatctgttggcagcactgagactgggcaatttaacacatgtgccctgcatggcacatgttctgaatttaatagtacaacgttttgtctcaaagtacccaggattccaggacgttctcaggcagtccaggaaggtgtcggcccatttcagacattcctatacagccatggcacgccttgctgacattcagcagcggtacaacatgccagtcaggcgtttgatttgcgacagccagactcgctggaattcaacgctcctcatgttggaacgtctgctgcaacaacaaagagccgtcaacgaatacctgtttgaactgggtggtaggactggatctgcagagctggggattttttcccccgttactgggtgcttatgcgcgatgcctgcaggctcatgcgcccttttgaagaggttacaaatatggtcagtcgcaccgaaggcaccatcagcgacctaataccctttgctttcttcctggagcgtgccgtgcgacgagtgacagatgaggctgtagaccagcgtgacgaggagcaggaagcgcacaatttctggtcggaatcaccagaacgaacccaggcacctgctgcaacgcagggagaggtgtcagaagtggagtcagaggaggaaggtggctttgtggaggaggaggaccaacaggagcaggcttcccagggggctggtggtgaccttttggggacccctggtcttgtacgtggctggggggaggagaccgtggatgatgcagtccttgataacgaggaagcggagatggatacctctgcatccaaccttgtgagaatggggtctttcatgctgtcatgcctgttgaaggacccccgtatcaagaggcttaaggagaaggacctgtactgggtcgcgactctactagaccctcggtacaagcataaagtggcagaaatgttaccaacataccacaagtctgaaaggatgctgcatttacaaaccagcctgcaaaacatgttgtacaatgcttttaagggtgatgtcacttcaggaactcatcaacattccaggggcagaggtgccagtaatcctgccacgagcgcacctgcaaggacaaagcactttggccactctgtaacgtcagacatgcaaatgtttttcagcccaaggcagcggcagaacccttcgggatccaccctcaaagaacgcctcgaccggcaggtagcggactacctggcattaactgcagatatcgacactctgaggagcgatgaacccctggactactgggtgcgcaggcttgatctgtggccagagctgtcacaatttgccatgaacctcttgtcttgccccgcctcaagtgtcctctcagaaaggaccttcagtgcagcaggagggattgtaactgagaagagaactcgcctaggtcacaaaagtgtggattacctgacctttattaaaatgaatgaggggtggatctcagagggttactgcacgccggaagacttgttctgagtttctgattctgactccccatgcagctgtccttctctgcacgcctcatgactccacatacagctgtcctttagcgtcctcctccctccaccaccgttacaaactagggtgcaaaccctactggtttaatttgaatccaggtaaatcctgagtttttctggcctctgtgcttcagtggctgcgaccaaaaaaaacagaatattttcagcatttatatggcatattttttctggcctctgtgcttcagtggctgcgaccaaaaaaaacagaatattttcagcatttatatggcatatttttcctggcctctgtgcttcagtggctgcgaccaaaaaaattgaatattttcagcatttatatggcatattttttctggcctctgtgcttcagtggctgcgactaaaaaaaacaaaatattttcagcatttatatggcatatttttcctggcctctgtgcttcagtggctgcgaccaaaaaaattgaatattttcagcatttatatggcatattttttctggcctctgtgcttcagtggctgcgactaaaaaaaacagaatattttcagcatttatatggcatatttttcctggcctctgtgcttcagtggctgcgaccaaaaaaatttaatattttcagcatttatatggcatattttttctggcctctgtgcttcagtggctgcgacaaaaataaatgaatattttcagcatttatatggcatattttttctggcctctgtgcttcagtggctgtgacaaaaaaatgaatattttcagcatttatatggcatattttttctggcctctgtgcttcagtggctgcgactaaaaaaaacagaatattttcagcatttatatggcatatttttcctggcctctgtgcttcagtggctgcgaccaaaaaaactgaatattttcagcatttatatggcatatttttcctggcctctgtgcttcagtggctgcgaccaaaaaaatttatattgttagcatttatatggcatatttttcctggcctctgtgctgcagtggctgcgacaaaaaaaaaatttatattgtttgcatttatatggcatattttttctggcctctgtgctgcagtggctgcgaccaaaaaaaaacagaatattttcagcatttatatggcatatttttttctggcctctgtgcttcagtgtctgcgacaaaaaaaatttatattgttagcatttatatggcatatttttcctggcctctgtgctgcagtggctgcgacaaaaaaaaaattaatattgtttgcatttatatggcatattttttctggcctctgtgctgcagtggctgccacaaaaaaaaatttatattttcagcatttatatggcatattgtttctggacttctggtatagtggctgcgacaaaaaaaacataatttttcaggaaagtacacatgcctaatttttcagggttctgcaacagtggcaaaatcgcatcttttatggtcaccgcaggtgatcaataaagtagaccaaaactgggcccacactgcagaatcagtgttttttggttcgcttcactgtacattgaattacctctgcctgaccgtgcacgtgcgcacaagcacggtgactgctaaacacaccactacagaaatattgccaccaacaggacgaacatcctggaggtgacaagcaactagtaattaaaaactattatttgctcacttgacggtatcattcattaaagctctttgcgtctttttgcgttgcagtaagcaccgcgtttcgtctttgcgtgtgaacaggctgtaacttttacacgacttgattggcatgtagacgccggacgttttaaagcattttattacacaggtttagaaatgtagtgtgatttctgccctttacagcacaaaacgcagcgctgtgtcaacaatggatttttcagatacatttttgcccttgatccccctctggcatgccactgtccaggtcgttgcaccctttaaacaactttaaaatcatttttctggccagaaatgtcttttctagcttttaaaattcgccttcccattgaagtctatggggttcgcgacgttcgcgaaccgttcgcatttttgaagcaagttcgcgaatatgttcgcgaactttttttccgacgttcgctacatccctagtccagGTGTGTGTCAGGTTTATACAAACATTTTCTTGCAGAACAGACAGACTCAGGCTATATTTTCTCCTGATCCATTTCTGCAGTAGGGGATCCGGACCACATGAGGCATGAAACCCAAGAAGATGAAACTTATCTTCCCCGAGCTGTTTTCATATGGTGTCACAAAAAAGCTTTCCCTGCCTTGGCTGTACTCATATTATTTCTGCACTAACTCGAATGATTTGTAATTATATAAGCCCTGTGGAGCTTTAATAGAATAAAGCTTGTTGTTATTGGTTTTATACAAGAACCTCCTGACATTCTGAGCCAAAGCATTCTACAGTTAGAAATATCCACTGATCTAGATCTTATTATTCAATAGGATAACAGCAAGTGAAACATGGAGACATAAAAGGAAAACATAAGGCACAAGTATCTAACCTTTTATTTCTGATTTGATCACATACTATAGTATCAAGTTCTGGCTTTATTGATGTATCCAACACAAGCTCTGTTAATTTAATTAGGAAAATGGTGGGGTTGCATTTGCCAGGTACCTCAAGTAAGCCTGCTTCATTTGCAGGTCTCACTGTTCATAATAGgggaacaaaataacaaaaaagcaaaattcaaatagaCTTGATCTATGTTAATGGAATTTTGCAATTTAGTTATGAGCGCCGCACAATGCAGAGCTTTTGTGGAAGTGGAGGGCTTGTTAAACCAACAGCGGGCTTGACTTCAAAGTTTAGGTTTCCAGGAGGTGCGTGAAAAGAGAACTTCTGCATGAGGCTTGTAAAGAATATGAACACTTCCATTTTGGCAAGTGTTTCTCCAATACAGACCCGTTTACCTGTAAATAAATAGCATTGCCATAATGAGAAACACATAATGCATTTAATTCCGTGATGACTATGGTCCACGGTAACCAGAAGTGGGTAAAATAATATTATTCACCCAAAAGACTCTGGAATGTTGGTGAAAAGGTGAAACTGTATCAAGTAATTGCTCAACCTAAGTTAATGTTAATTCCTACTTTGGACAATAGCTGGCACCAAGCCCTAAACTGCATTCTATCAAATCTGTAATATCTTGATATAGACGTAAGCACTCTTGTTAAAAATGTGAACAATTATGCAGAACAATTCTGAACAAATTTCAAGAATGCCAGGAAAATGTAGATAAGGGGCCgcttcactaacttcgagtgaaggattcgaagttaaaaaactttgaatttcgaagtattttttgggctacttcgaccatcgaatgggctagttcgaccttcgactacgacttcgaatcgaaggattcgaactaaaaatcgttcgactattcgaccattcgatagtcgaagtactgtctctttaaaaaatacttcgaccccctagttcgccatctaaaagctacagaagtcaatgttagcctatggggaaggtccccataggcttggctaactttttttgatcgaaggatattccttcggtcgttggatttaaatccttcgaatcgtttgattcgaaggatttaatcgttcgatcgaaggaattatccttcgattgttcgatcgaactatctgcgctaaatccttcgacttcgatattcgaagtcgaaggatttcaattcctagtcgaatattgagggttaattaaccctcgatattcgacccttagtgaattggcccctaaatgtaataaaattcaaaacTGCTCAGAAAATAGTAGAAATCCCAAGTTGGCCTTTGATATATCccataatctttttttaaatccctTGCATTTAGGTACCAGAGTTCATTGCAATATAAATACCTGCTGAGAAGGGCAAAAAGGCTGGTTGCATGACAAATTTCCCTTCTGAATCCAAGAAATGCTCTGGATAAAATTCTTCTGCTCTTTCAAACTGTGTTTTGTCAAAGAGGACAGACTCAAGTAGAGGGACAACATAGGTACCCTGCAAACAAGAGCACCATTATTTCACATTCCTAGTAGATCAAATGTGTGCCACCATattgtttctatattttatttatacagtttttgcaAAAATGCTGGAATTTCGCTGAATCCTTAATTTGATGTTTACCCAATTACAGATTTTCCCAGAAAGATTTCCCAGAACAATTTAAGAGTGTTTTGTTTCCCTTTCTAATTTTGATTTAACTGCGACGGCctagatttaaaaatgtttattccaACCATATTCACTGAATCACTGCACACTTGTGAATTACCTTTGGCAAATGATAACCCTTGAAGTTAATATCCCTGCCGGTTGCATGTGGTAAATTCATTGGCACCACATTGGCAACCCTGTGTGTTTCATGAATGACAGCGTTGGTATAGGGCATGCTTTTGCGATGGTGAAATTGTGGCTGAGATGATCCAATCACTCGATCGATTTCTTCATGAACACGTTCTGAAATGtaggttattacagtttttaatattataatgtttatatagATGGAAAAAGGCCCTCCGTTGTCTTGGAAGCTGCAATGCATATTTGCAAATTTAGCCAGAAAAGATATTAAGGGTCGTTCTATAAAGCCCTAGTTGAAGGAGCACCAAGGTGCACAAAATCACATTACTTATTGCTCATGTAATGAACACTTGTATCCCTGGAATTTTCTTAACACCACAAGCTTCTCTGGCTTTACCTACAGTAGCATGTGCCATTTAAAAATAACCTAGACCATCAGGTATTTGGTGCAGGTATAATAATTAACCAACTCAATTAACGATGGTTATCTTTTGTGTTTTCCCCAAATATCTTATGTGTGAGAGAGAAATACCAACTTCTTACTTTGGATATGAGGATTTTTCACCATAAATGATAGTGCCCAACGGAGAGAGGCGATTGTTGTGTCTGTtccagcagaaaataaagttACCAGGACACTCAGAAGGTTCTTTTCGTGAAAATAAGACTTAGGATTCTCTTTTTCCTTATAAAAAAAGAAGCATGGAGAAAGTATCAATTATACAACAGACATACTCTAGGTGCAATTATCAGTATTCGAGTcaagagaaaattattttattcaagaAGGAAGTGTGTCCTTAGATTGTCTAAATATTTGCTAACCAAATTCCCCACTGGGTGGATTGTACCTGATTTGATTGAACAGCTTTAGGGAATATTTGTTTCATGGCTTCTTGGAGAGCATTAACCAACACCTATAAGTAGCAATGGGTAATGCAACCTCATTTGGAGACAATCCTACCACCACAGTGTCAAGTATCCAACAGATCAATAAATATGGTCAACAAAAAGTTGTATTTATGTGCACAACAAGTGCTCGCCATCACCTAAATTACAAGGTGATGGTGGGAAGGGTGGACAAAGAGCGCAAATTGGAGGCAATTAATGTGGGTAGATACTTTCTTAAAGGTTAAATGTTTAggtttgaaataattaaatattctaAAATGTTGTGGTCAGATTTTGACATTGGGACCAGCTCATTTTTCTGTGACCATGGTTCTTCCCAAAATCTTCACATCTTTGATCCGACTTAAATATACTTTGTCCTCTACTGACTTCAAGTTAAAAAATACAGTGAATTATGGTTGGGCTGCTGTTTGTTTATTATTAGATACTGATACTATACATTGATTTTATTTACTCTGGTGAAACCAAAGATTTATTGAGTCAGTAGAGgacaaagtatatttaagttgGATCAAAGATGTGAAGATTTTGGGAAGAACCATGGTCAATTTAAAAATCTTTGTAAATCAGAATGTTACCAATAGAGTAACGCCTGAAGGCTACATTTTATCTTTGTGTTACCTCTATTTGCTTGACAAGATATGCATCAATAAAACCTCTTTGATCATCTTGTTCGAGGACTCTAAGGTGCTTCAAAAATGTTTCCCGCAGAAAGCTATGCAACTCGTCCACATTTTTCATAAGTCTGTTGCGGTCACCCGAGAAAAAACGCAGAATTGGAAATACGTTGTATAACTGCAACAAATAATACATAGAAATTATTTTTGGTTCTTTATACAAAAGCAGAAAAGCAGTTTATTCTAATAGGTTCTTTGTTATTCCATATTATCATGCAGATTAGTATATGACACATATGGGCCCTGTTACTGACATACGATTTTTCGATTTTtacgatttttatttttttccactaatcatatttttctctaaaaatgtatgtttctttatttctctaaaacgaAAAAGTCAAGATTTGTTAGAACTGAAGAAATAggttagaggtttttggatttttgtagctagttattgtccaaaaaaacccaaaaaaacaaaagtagaggttttctaaaatgttttttttttttttccatttgtactttttttattcggatcaTGGCATCAAATAAAATGAGTTTAATCGTGTTTTCAAAAACcgctaataccactaaaatttgacctttaaagtagttgttcagtataaaaataaaaactggataacaggctgtgcaaaattaaaaaaatttttccattatagttagttagccaaaaatgtaatgtataaaggctggagtgactggatgtgtaacacaaaagccagaacacttcctgcttttcagctctctaactctgagttagtcagtgactataaggggggccaaatgggacataactgttcagtgagtttgtaattgatcctcagcattcagctcagattcaaaagcaacagttatgacccatgtgccaccCCCCTTATCAccaattggttactgcctggtaaccaatcagtggaaagcaagagagctgaaaagcaggaagtaacgTTGTGggtattatgttacacatccagtcactccagcctttatacattacatttttggctaactacctgtaatggaaaaaattttcatttcaacagcctatctatctatttacccagtttttatttttacactgaataactGCTCCTCTATCACTAGATCATAACACTATCATTCAGGATCATTGTGGAAGGATTGGTTCCACTCAGTCTTTAATGATATATCAAATAAGACAGGTCAATTCCTGTGAGTAGGTGAAAAATTTAAACATTGCCCATGTCTACTATGCTATTTGAAATCTCAGGGAAGTCTCTCTGAGCAAATATCAGACCATATTGACcttatttaaagggtttgttcacttttaaattaactttatggggcacatttacttagctcgagtgaaggattagaaggaaaaatacttcgaatttcgaagtttttttttggctacttcgatagtgatggacgaattcgcGAACCgccgccggcgtctcatttttgacgccggcgtccgttttttttatgccggcgaactttgccagtgaattttcgcggccgtttcgtgaatttatttgccggcggcgaatcgtgcaaattcaaccgcaaattcgcacctggcaaataaattcgcccatcactatacttcgaccatcgaattggctacttcgactttggatcgaacaatttgaactaaaaatcatttgactattcaaccatttgatagtcgaagtagtgtctctaaaaaaaacttcaaccacctacttcgccacctaaaacctaccgagcaccaatgttaacccATGGGGcctataggctttctaggcaatttgtgatcgaaggaaaatcgttcgatcgaacgatttttccttagatcgttcgatctaacaaaTTGTGGTAAATTTAACTtggatggtcgaatattgagggttaataaccctcaatattcgacccatagtaaatgtgcaactgggctttgttttttaatttttttgagtttttaggtttttttcagcagctctccagtttgggatttcaAACGCTATCTGGAAGCTAGGTTATTgtttaccatagcaactagaaagtagtttgaatgaaagactggaatatgaatagtagagggtctgaatataaaataaataagtaataaaaagtaacaaaaataataaaattgtagggttacagagcaataggtttttggctgccggggtaagtgacccccattggaaagaggtttagaagaggaaggcaaataattggaaaactattaaaaaataatgaagatctaTTGAAAAGTTTCAAGGAATAGAGAATTCTATAACATgtgaaaattaacttaaaggtgaacaatcctctATAGTTACAATTATCTTATTGCCTGGAAGGTCCAAGAAGGAAGAGATTTTTTAAGGTCATGGTGCCAACTTCAGAGAAGAATAGTTTTGGTGACTGTTGATATCGCACATAATGTTAGATTTAAAGACACCTTAtgaataattaataaattgtgtgccatttaaataataataagaatattgTGACTTGATCtgtcatttaaataataattagaatattgGGACTTGACTACAGTATTATTGAACTAATAGACTTAGTTTATTTCAACCATCAACAGCTACAGCACATAATAATTCTTAAAGtattttcttatttcattttgTGAAGTCAGAGTAATATGTTTGTTTGTCACTCACTtcagagcaacagtatattatcTACTACTCACTAAAACTGAAGGACTCCCGACATATCTTAAGTTTTCATATGTAAGTTGTAAAACCCTTAATAATGTTGGGTTCTGGTAATCATCAAAGCGGCGCCCAAGCACAATAGATGAGAGGATATTGCCAACAGCAACACTTATGTATGGGCTCAGATCAACAGGCTCATCTGTTAAACAGAAAACACACATACATAGGAGATGAAGAGAACGTTGAAGAACATACAGTAGGACCCTGCTTCAGCTTTGGCCTAAGGTACAGTATTTACCTAACTTAAAGCTTAATGAGTTGGCCGGCTTTTCTATATGGTACATACttaccccctcccccacccaAGGGCATTAGAACAATTTTTCTTCTGTACaactttaggggggttatttataaaaggccAAGTTTCAGAGGTTTGTGAGTTACtgttataccttgaatgaacgaGGTTTTTGAGCGAAACCTACAAAAAACaaaccccaaacatcatgaaagctattaacatcttcaagggACCTTCTTGCcttctacatgaccgtgacagATTTTAGACGGTGTACTTTAAGACCCAAGCTATTTCCAgtttcgggtataataaatctctaaaaaaattttagtttttttttaaaaaaaactgagtttttgactgaaaactgccctcgaatttttcaggataacacaactcgacctttcataaatctgcccctagatataGTTTACACCACCTTTTGACTCTAAAGCCAATAACCTAAAAATGATTGTGTGATTCGATGTTTGTGATGATGTGCTCAGTAAATGTTATATAATCTTACCTTGTGTGCAAAAATGATGCCACCCCCAGGCCTCCCAGTGTAAAGCACAGAAATTAAATTTGCAATATAATAAACTGCTCTATGACCATTACCACATTGCGGAATGtgaatatttattcttattttgaaatgttttatgcattttattacataatgcccatagttacatagtagatgagggtaaaaaaataaaacacacgtccattaagttcaccCCTCCTAACTGCTTGTTGAGTTAATGGAAATATCTCTACCTCCATCCCCTCCAATTTGCcttaaagtgggaaaaaaatcaaccCTTACTGCCAAGAGGGAAATCACACCAATAGCTGGATCAATTGTACTAGAGTAGAATTCAGTAACTCCGTATATTATAATTTTCTAAAACAAAAGGCATCCAactctttcttaaaggaacagtaacaccaaaaagtgtaagcattttaaaataattaaataataattatttatcttgctgtgtaaaaagtggagtgtaaaaacttgtatttgtctatatatatatataatgtgaatgTATTGATAGGTTggtatacatatgtgtatatgtgcactggggttcatttggaggggttcatcttgatgtttttttgtcttttttcaaccaaaatgaACTATGTAATGGTTTAACTTAGTTGCCTTCCGTTGCCTTTATCAATTTTGTGCTCTCTTGTTTGGactttatttcattaatatctttttaatatatattttttttaagaatggaAGACCAAAAAAGAATCACAGGCTGGTGGGCCCACAACAGAACATTCTGGAATTGAAGTCAACACACAAATTGTTTGCTATTGTGCTGCACTTACCTTTTAATAATTCTAACTCTTTAATCAGAAAACCAGATTCCTCAGTGGTTTTATCCTCTATTGTTCTTTTGCCCATGCCAAAGTCACGTAATGTGGAAATAGTAAACCTTCTcatctctctccagttttcacCATTAGAAAATGGAATACCTGTGGAGTATAGCAACACAGTGATAAtcgctaagggggttatttatttatagtctgaatgccaaaaactttttttttactataacatccaaatttttagtggaaatttttcttttgagatttattataccccgaggatgaaaaaagtctgaataggaaaatccggcatctcagacctgatgtggaagagtcaatgggagaggtccctaacatatttgaaagtttctgtggtctgctctgcaattagccagaaaatccaac
The genomic region above belongs to Xenopus laevis strain J_2021 chromosome 5L, Xenopus_laevis_v10.1, whole genome shotgun sequence and contains:
- the XB5848842.L gene encoding uncharacterized protein LOC398899 (The RefSeq protein has 1 frameshift compared to this genomic sequence); amino-acid sequence: MDLVYSPSVWLLLAAVVFIILYTLKVWTQSSARNFPSGPLSLPVIGHLHLINLSRPSKALIKISKRHGNIFRIQLGSVEMVVLTGYETVKEALVDNADAFAERPFVPIFNDIFHGYGIPFSNGENWREMRRFTISTLRDFGMGKRTIEDKTTEESGFLIKELELLKDEPVDLSPYISVAVGNILSSIVLGRRFDDYQNPTLLRVLQLTYENLRYVGSPSVLLYNVFPILRFFSGDRNRLMKNVDELHSFLRETFLKHLRVLEQDDQRGFIDAYLVKQIEEKENPKSYFHEKNLLSVLVTLFSAGTDTTIASLRWALSFMVKNPHIQKRVHEEIDRVIGSSQPQFHHRKSMPYTNAVIHETHRVANVVPMNLPHATGRDINFKGYHLPKGTYVVPLLESVLFDKTQFERAEEFYPEHFLDSEGKFVMQPAFLPFSAGKRVCIGETLAKMEVFIFFTSLMQKFSFHAPPGNLNFEVKPAVGLTSPPLPQKLCIVRRS